cattctgatcggacggtgtggcgcccaatcgcagaaactccgtgatgggtgtcctccagtcgctcggaaacgtaaggccttccatacggtcgacgtgcaccaccaacaatacttgttcaattggctgctgaatggcgatcggcgttattgagctcgcgagtttggctaactcatcggccgcttgattttctgctctgggtatcttctggataataacttctctaaaattggctttaagcttctcaaaggcttcagcgtagagcttgagccgagcactgttgatttcgaaggtaccagagagctgctgagtggccaactgggaatccgaatgaagcgttacccgaccggctcccacatgtcgtgctgcctgcaggccggctatgagggcctcatactctgcttcattatttgtagctttataatccagccggacggataagtgcatcttttcttcttgaggggagagcaacagtattccgatcccacttccgagccgagtggatgatccgtgcacaaatattttccacatagcttccggctgtgaattctgcacctcagtcacaaaatcggccaaggactgcgctttgattgccgagcggggctggtattggatgtcaaattcacttaactccgtcgtccatttgatgagccgcccggatgcttctggattcaataatacacgcctgagcgggctattggttttgacaatgatggtatgtgccaggaagtatggacgaaggcgccgagcggcgaggaccagagcgaaagccagcttctcgagcccagtgtagcgagattcagcatcttttaaaatatgactaagaaaatacacaggctcttctccgctcgccctcactaatgctgagccgattgcttgctcggttgaagacaagtaaatacaaagtggctcacccgcagtcggcttggctaataccgggagaaaGTTCAAATATGCtttcaagtcttcgaacgcccgatcgcattcttcatcccagtgaaacttagtggccttgcgcaagattttgaaaaaaggaaggctccggtcggcagttttggataTGAACcgggacagagcagttatccgactggTCAAatgctgcacttcccttgtatttcttagaggcggcatgtcttgtagagctttcaccttgctgggatttgctttgaTTCCCCCCGTCATATGTACCCAAGAAACGCCTCCTTTGAAGCAGACACTGGGTTATCTTGACTCAGTATTTGCGTGGCGttaaggtttcttccatgtccttgaagagatcggcgctcggacggacttgataagaatgtcgtccacataaacttccgatTTCGCCCGAtccgctccttgaacactttgttcatcaagcgttgataagtggctccgcgttcttcaatccgaatggcatcacattatagcaatatggccgtcacgaagctgacttttcttgatcttcacggcgacacttgatgatagccttggtaagcgtcgagcatacatattaattcgcagtcGGTCACTGATCTATCTATCAGGCGGATAAAAGTTCTtctgcaagctttgttgagatcccgaaaatctatgcatactctccacttgttgcccggcttggagactaatactacgttcgccagccagctcgggaactgcacctcgcgtatatggtcggcttccagaagcttctcaacctccgcctggatgatggcattctgctcggcgctgaaatctctttttctctgcttcaccggctgagcgtccggtcggacatgtagctcgtgctgcgctatgttaggagaaattccgggcagctcatgcgtcgaccagacgaagacatcatgatttcttcggaggcatcggatcacctcctctttctgattcgcctccagatcggacgcgatgaatgtcgtagcctccgatcgggttgggtgtatctgcacttcctctttttcttcataaactaaagagggaggcttttcagttatagcattcacctcgatccgtggcgatttccgagcggaatttgcttctgctcggaccattttgatgtagcatcgccgagctgccagttggtctccccgtacttctcctactttgtcgtcgacggggaacttgatcttctggtggaaagtggagacggccgcccggaactcgctgagcgccggtcgtcccaaaatgacattgtatgatgagggagagtccaccaccacgaagtttactatccgcgtcctcctgagcggctcttctcccaatgagatagccagccggatttgtccgatcggcaggacttcattgcccgtaaacccgtagaggggggttgtcatgggcagcagctcggctcggtcaatttgtagttgatcgaacgcctttttgaatatgatgttgaccgagcttcctgtgtcaataaagacgcggtgaatagtataattggctattaccgctttgatgagtagagcgtcgtcgtggggcacttcaactccttccaagtccccgggcccaaaactgatttcgggtccactcgttTGCTCTCGGCTGCAGCcaactgcatggatctggagctgccggacgctcgcctttcttgctcagttggaatctcctccggtcggcccaccagctatgatgttgatcttgcctcaggaagtattgcttctattttcttcttcccgagcggacggtctaggCCGCTCTCTAGACATCCGGGGATCGTCTTCCCGCCTCAGTGTATGCTGTCGCTCGGGAGTTTGCCTTTGCCGCCTGTCGGGTATTGTCCGCTCGGCTATACGAGGTCTTTGTCGCCTATCAGAAGATGGTGATCTACGACCGCCACTCCGGGGAACAggatgggcgatcaggggaagactccggcaatctctGGTATTGTGAGTGTCCGTCcagtggaatgagcagaacatgggagtccatttcttcttcgacttgggccgctcggctgctacttcttgcacgtgggacctcacatgaggggagcggattgcttcggccctcggtcctcttggcggttgGTGAGTGGtgtgaggcttccgctcggcaggtggAGCCAGATCAGTcggagtttcctttcttcgagTCGCTtgggcctcttccacgttgatgtactcgttggctcgatgtagcatgtgatcgtagtctcgaggcggcttccgaacgagcgagcggaagaagttcccatccacgaggccttgtgtaaatgcgttcatcattgtctctgaggtggccgttggaatgtccatagccacctgattgaaccgctggatgtaagctctgaGCGGTTCTCttggctcttgtttgatggcgaacaggctcacgctagTTTTCTAGTAatgccgactgctggcgaagtgatggaggaaggtcgttcggaagtctttgaagctggtgatggatccgtccggcagcctccgaaaccaccgttgggccgatcccgagagggtggtaagaaaaactcgacatgttactccatctgtgtattgatggagagtagctgtgttatcaaacttacccagatgatcatccgggtcggttgtcccattgtactcgccgatcgtcggagccatgtagtgcttgggcagagggtctcgtagaataacctctgaaaattggcgattaatccgctcgggcgatacGTCCGCacggggggcttttccttttctggcatcttgtctaggcatttcatccgaagaagatccccgatctttatgagctgctgcggcttcgggggtgtggatagggctcgatgaaatgcaacggtggccggtggtgcttccactcgaccaccagacgctgacgttgcttgctgctccggccgctcggccgttgctttctgtttttgctccacaagcttggcggccctcaactcaatcagagcgtcgagttcctctgtGGAAAGCGTCactgtgtgttgtcgtccagcctcgtccattgtttccgttcggatgcaggagcgttcccacagacggcgccaaattgatcctgttcgaatgctgaatcaacggacgctgggtacgtggcgctctccggttgctaacgtgggtcttcgactggccgtacgaagctccggcgaacctgcacagaagtcgggccgggaaggggttcccggcggcgaccctccgacgctcaagtcaggcaagctagtAGTAAAACAAGTGGCTCCAAAGTTGTATATCgcctacctccggcgaagtatgaggctctttatatagagcggtgaaagagcttctgcacgtccaccgaggtgcatacgtgtccgcagctcatacctcggtatgtgtctgtcagaaagcttacctgacgtcatactgctacagtccaagcacgtcgtcgatgggacaacagaacaccccgttgtcagacttgtAGTACGGCCTAGCCATAGGGCTTGACAGCTGTcttaagatgttcttgtccttctctaccgaccacaggctaagacgtccgtccggccggccctcATCTTTCACTCCGGCCGGACGACACTCTCATCATGTCCGGCCTGCCATTggcatcgatatgctggggagattttcggtagggtgctatgtaaggACTGTTAGCACTGTGTTACCTTATATCTTCGGccaagcatgacttccgctcggccactcgttactgttcaatcgagcgccggaaccccgacttctgtcggggcgccttttgccatcggttattcatcggccggccggccgggaggccgacccatccttctccggtcggtcaCCTGGCCTTTAGACTCCCatgtggcattgacccctcagaatgggggtcccctgttctaacagccggattatatatatataatctaaaactatctaaatagttcaattgaacattgacctaaagtcctaattttaacttcctcttgatgtatctgcccatactaaaccataatacaTCCGTAGCATtaatttatatgacatctatacatccaaaaaaaaaatttcatgcaatatgaacccctCTTCATATTTTTCATATATGATACTCAACCCAACTATGTCAATTTCTTGCATTTGAGACTCAAGTTCATCTCCAAACCACTTTGACACAGCAAGGTCTGCTTGAAATTCATTGATCATAGGTATCGaaaagactctttgagctccctctagagctcttaaccttagtcatctccctaggtgactcatccactatgactaGGCCACTTcagtgcacctcgggtgacacttggcctacaaaccttatcttcttaaccttagacactttATCCTTAGTTAATTTCTCCTTATCTTTAAATGACTTTTCCTTGCCATTTCTTGACCTATAATTGTTATAATCATATGTCACCTTAGCATATTTCTTTCATGGGATTTTGATGATATTCTCTTGTCTTTGGTTactcctcccttaccaatgtcatgtgtcaTCCTAACATTTGACATACTTTTGGCTTTAGAAGGACCCAATTTGacatttttaaatctttaaccacCCAAACACATATCAAGTCCTCTAGGTCTAATAAAAAAcctatctaggactttctccatttcctcaaaccttgttttcaaggcttgatttttcaattctagggttctaatcctaaaatcaacatgtccaccttggacactCCTAGGCCTATACTTCCTAGACCTATGTCTCcgcttcttgggattaatgtgtAGGTTTTTCACCACTTTCCTCTCCTTAGGCAAAGTGGATTGTTTCTTATTAGATCTACTATTAGCatatgatttcctagggttatcaacAATGTTAactctattcctatcattatacttaaatccataattatgcatAGGTACATAATTTTCATTATTCCTGACAAGCATGGAGGAATTTGAAATTAGATTAAACTTCAAATTAgagattaccttcccttttacctttgaagctcccccttgacttgaactcttcttcttctcccatttcttcaagtgcaccaatttcttgagtttttctctccttgggcactttgtgtggcaGTGACCCCACTTATCACATGTGAAGATTTGAATGTGCCTCTTCTCCTTGGCATCAtccctacaacccatgttagtctTCAAAAGAACTTTAtcgggtttaggatttacctcatTTACCTTTTTAAGCGatagacacctactcttgtagtgtcccatctcacCATATTCAAAGTACTTGATGTGTGATTTCCGGCTCTTCTCGGTAGTTGAGGTTGAGGGTTAAGTTTCTAGGATCTCCCTTATCTCATATTGCACTTTTTCTTCTTCCCTCAAAGGCGTggatggttccacttcttcctccttatCAGATGTTGAGTTTGTTTCAACCTCCGATTGGTCattctccttctcttggatgaaTGAGCggttctccttgggctcctctacTTCTTAGATTTTTATAGGATTTTCATGAaatgcaattacctttttccaaagatcacttgcattctTATAATCACCTACACTAACCAACATATTAGAAGGCAAAAGatttaataaaattcttattaCCTCTTTGTCCGTCTCCAATTGCTGTCTTTGCTCTTTGATCCAATATTGAGGTCGGAGatgctttcccttcttgtccattGGAGTTTCAAAAGGTTCCTCTAACGTAATCCATCGGTTCCAATTCATTTTGAACCACATCTCCAAGTGCTTCCTGCAATAGTCGAAGTTCTCACACTCGTGTGGAGATGAGATCCGAATGTCCCATCCTAGCGGACCTTCCGATTCCATCTTCTACCTCTAGTGTTTGTTCCTTCAGGTGGTTAGTCCTTCAAGAGCgctctttgctctgataccaattgttagggctgtatgatattgtccactttgggcctaaactctcatgattttactcttgggctctactcaaaaggtctgagatatttttttcttataaactcatgatctttctgaGACAAGGTTTCTTGGTCCACAAAAAAGTGGAACAGGGGATGGTCCACTAGATTGTAATTGTGATCCGATCATAATTAGTTGCGATACCTTTATGAGTTTACTATCTCCACCAAGTTATAGTTTGGGTCAGAGCGGGCGGTCAGAGGCCACCCCCTACTTAACGCCCCGTAACCTAGATACTTGCCCACTTCTGGTGGCCTTCGGGCAGTCTCCGGCCGTCCGCTCTGACCAAAACTATAACTTGATGGGAACGATGAACCCATGAAGGGATCACAATCAATTATGACCGGATCACAATTACGATCCGGCCACAATTGGGAGTGGACTATCTCCTGATCTATTTTTTTATAGACCAATAAATTTTCTCTCGatcttttctatatattttcAATATAAAACTATATTTACAATCTTAGAACTCTAACAAATTGTCACCCAATCTTAGAACTCTAACAAATTGTCACCCTTCCATGTCTTTATCTTGCAAGCAATTAAATATTCCTCCGCTGCTCAAGATTCAATTGGCGAATAACATGATGTAACGCAGGAATTGCAGATTAAAATTATCGTGAAAAATAATCTCTTTTCTAGGTAGAATGAAAAGCGATGCCAGAAAAGAATTGACTAATCAATCAGATAGAAAAAGACAAGCCTAgcgtgattaaaaaaaaattacaaattcgTTTAGGGGACGTTTCGACGGGGCTATTGGGAAAAGTCATCGATGGGAGTGATTCTTTAACGTCTCCCGTTCATAAAACATGAACGTCTCCCGTTCATGTTTCATAGACGGTATCAATTTATTCTGATTTAAAAATTTCACCATAATGAGCGGCAATAGAAATTCATTTCGGGCTAAATAAACATTCTTACGTTCCTTTTTCACATGTTAACGTTTTTAATACTACTTTCATGCATAATCATCAGTTCGATTTGTTGAATTGCTATAACAATCACAAATTAATATTGCATATTTGACCCTGAGTAAGGTTGAATTGACTAGTGTGAGGTAGAGTTGTTACAATAAGACAAGAGTTCAAATTTCGGTAAAGTCGAGGAAAAAATTCTCCCCGTACTAGCCAATTACAATTTCTCAATTTATCTCATAATCATGGGGCCAATCATGTTAAACCGCTCGTATGACAATTCCACCTTTTATTACAATATTTGACCTTCCTTTAAATATCTACCATTTTCAATTTTATACTCATCATTTTTTACCTCTAACCATTAAGATAAAATTAAAGACAGTAAGTTTCCatcaatattaaatttaaaaaataaaaataaaaattggatCACTATTACAATTTGTATTTTGTATTGCAAAAGATTAACTCAAACCTTTGAGTATTATTATTTCATGATCGTGTGAGTTAAACCAAGGGCCCTGAAAAATCTCTTATACCACTAAACCGGTCCATTAAGATACCTTTTGCATCCCAAGCTACGATAATCATGTCATAAGGTTGCTTGTGTTGGATAATTAAGGTAGAATAATAGGAGGTAAAATAAGTAAATAAGGAAGGAGATCATTATAATTTTTGATAATATCATTTGTGAACAACTAACATATTTATAGATTAATTACATAACTCCAACAAATCATTATACCGATTAAATCAACTATTATCAAATTAAATACATTGAATATAGACTTTGTTATTTTTACTACTAACTACTATTATTACCACTAATTATTTCATGATGTTGTGAATTAAGATACCTTTTACACTCAAATTAATTAATAGATAATACTAAATGATCAGAATTTGATCGGCTAAAAtacatatatttatatatatgtataaacattttaataatattattaattacatGTATATACATAGTTACATCATAATTGAAAGATAAAGATTTCGTAACTGATCATAGCTGCTTGCATGCACTTATAATAATTACACAAGGAGAAAGATATATAGTTGAGTTTGTTTGGTGGAGTAGTGGTTACTGATTTTCGGGAGGTTTCCGGCAGAGGATCATGTGCATGGGGGTGAAGATGCCGGTTTCGCCGCCATAGTTCACGTGGCCCGCAGTCTCGTAAAGCATCTCGTAGACCTCGACGATGCCCTTTGGGGCGATGCGCAGCGCGGTGAGGATGGTGACCATCACGTGGTTGGACAAGTAGACGAAGCGGCTTATCTTCGGACGCGTCCACCACGGCTCCGCCGGGGGTAGCGCCAGATCGCGCTCCTCCAAGACCTCGAAGCCCGCCTGGCGCGCGGTCGCGGCCAGCTCGTGTTGCGCGCGGAGGGTTGCGAGAGCGCCTCCGATCTCGATCCCGCGGATGGTCTCGACGTGGCGCGGATCGTCAGGCCGGTACAGCGCGGTGGTGACCACTTCGCAGGACACGTAGAGGGCGCCGGGCTTGAGCACGCGGAAGACCTCGCGGTAGACGTCCTCCAGGCGGGGAGCGTGGCAGGTGGCCTCGATGGAGTAAGCGCCGTCGAAAGAGGCTTCCGGGAAGGGCATCTCGAGGAAGTTGCCGCAGACGACTTCGCAGCGCCCGTCGAGGCCGGCCTTGCGGTTGTGCTCGCGGGCGCGGGCGACCTGGTAGTCACTGATGGTGATGCCGACGATGTCGGCGCCGGAGCGGGCAGCAATGGTGCGCATCGGGCCGCCGATGCCGCATCCCACGTCGACGATCCGTTGGCCCGGACGAGCGGCTATGACATCAGCGATGCGCTCCTCGTAGATGCGGGCGGCTTCTCGATCAGAGCGGCCGGGAAGTGAGGGCGAGAAGTGGAAGGACTGCCCCAATTTCCACTCGATGATGTCAGTGAGGAGATTGTAGTAGGTTTGGATGATGGAAGGCATCTTGTCTTCGTCGGACGCGGCGGCAATGTCCTCCTTGGAGCGGAGAAAGAAGGACCGGACCTGATTGTACTTCCCCTGCACATTATCCCGCCCCATAAATCTCGAAAGCACTTCCGCCAAGTCCATCACCCACACGAACCAGCAGACCGCGGCAGCGCCGACAACCGCCGCCGTCCACATTGCCGTCGAGAGATCCATCGCTCGTCTTAAAAATGGTTGCCGGTTGGTGACTGCTGAGTGGAGGGTTTGGGTTTGAATTTATAGTGGTCGAGAGGCCCAAAACAAGAGCGCGGTAAGAAAGTCCGCCAGAACACTTTGAGGACCAGACAAGGAAAACGCGCTGTCGGGACGGTGAGGATGCCACCGCACTGGATCTGGGATAGTGAACGAGAAGGGGGACCAGTTTTAATTATTCCGAGATTTCTGAAATGTCTGGTTAGCACAGTTTGCCCTTATGTGAATAATTATTCGAATAAATTTAAAGATTAATTTTCAGTGGATACAAACTATTTTAAGAAATATCTGATCTATTCCATACAAACGATCACTACCGGTGAtaattactctttcaaagaatgTGAGGTCGCGTTGAAGAAGTCGCTAAGGTGACCATTTCACTTTTGGCTCATTtataaaattctcaaaaatcacaccataattatttttgttttcaaaagaacacttaatttcaaaaatactccCATCCTAAatctaaatcaaaatcaaaaagtttttttttaagggaATGGAAAACTAATTACTGGATTTGTACTtatttaagttcatcaataatcgTAAATGCTTCTAAATTTCCAATATTTTAGCAATGATAAAATCAAGAGAGTATAAAAAAGTTATCGTATTGTTTGGAATAGCTAGGTATATAGGTATGATATTAtgtcaaaaataaaaagataaatttttaaatattttttataaattgatagaggtaataaatttataaaaaaatgaaaaatagcaCGGAGAGTTAAAGAAGCATTAGATAAAAGTTTAGACTTAAATTAACTTATTTAGATTCATCAATAGTTTTGCTCAAAATTAATTCATAACTTACATGCTtttgaaattataaaactttggtAGGAACAGAATCAAGAGTACAAGAAAGATAATCTTATTTAAttcaaatataatataatttaatatttattatattaccctttttttaattttatatttaatttaatttttataataaattaaattaattttattattattaattaataagttgataatgtatataataaaaaaatataattaatttataatttttaaaatttaaaataaatttatatatattttaaaatatatttaaaataaatttatatatttaattaaaacttttaattctTCACCAATAAATCCAAGCCCCCAAATTGATTTTTTTCCCATACTTGCCTCAATAATGCGCATAGAAGGCAAATCATCTAGAGAAATCATGAAAAATTTAACATCTTGAGGCTTCAAAAGTGAATATAAAAGAATAGTCGAAGAAAAATGACCGGTATAAAAGACATGGGACAGCAGGAAAGAAAATAGAGGAGACGAAAGAGAAGAAGACGATGCTTGGGGAGCTTGTAGGCGTCGGGGGTGGTGACGGCGATAGCTCCTATGACGCATATTAGAGTCCACCAGAGAGTCGAGAGGGCGGTCGGTGTCGACCTGCCCCGTTACATCCTACTGC
This region of Zingiber officinale cultivar Zhangliang chromosome 9A, Zo_v1.1, whole genome shotgun sequence genomic DNA includes:
- the LOC122020538 gene encoding 24-methylenesterol C-methyltransferase 2-like, which produces MDLSTAMWTAAVVGAAAVCWFVWVMDLAEVLSRFMGRDNVQGKYNQVRSFFLRSKEDIAAASDEDKMPSIIQTYYNLLTDIIEWKLGQSFHFSPSLPGRSDREAARIYEERIADVIAARPGQRIVDVGCGIGGPMRTIAARSGADIVGITISDYQVARAREHNRKAGLDGRCEVVCGNFLEMPFPEASFDGAYSIEATCHAPRLEDVYREVFRVLKPGALYVSCEVVTTALYRPDDPRHVETIRGIEIGGALATLRAQHELAATARQAGFEVLEERDLALPPAEPWWTRPKISRFVYLSNHVMVTILTALRIAPKGIVEVYEMLYETAGHVNYGGETGIFTPMHMILCRKPPENQ